Proteins encoded within one genomic window of Acinetobacter sp. WCHA55:
- the glnG gene encoding nitrogen regulation protein NR(I) has protein sequence MSRNKIWVIDDDRAMRWVLEKTFKEEGFDVTSFEEAQSALDQLSLDAPDVILTDIRMPGIDGLTFLAKVKANYPDLPVIIMTAHSDLESAVSSYQTGAFEYLPKPFDIDEALALVNRAILHITKMQQQESAKTVQPIQSTEIIGESPAMQEVFRAIGRLSQSHITVLINGESGTGKELVAHALHRHSPRSSKPFIALNMAAIPKDLIETELFGHEKGAFTGANTQRQGRFEQANGGTLFLDEIGDMPFETQTRLLRVLADGEFYRVGGHIPVKVDVRIVAATHQDLEKLVHDGRFREDLYHRLNVIRIHIPKLAHRSEDIPMLAQHFLARAGKELGVSPKILRPETQEYMQQLPWQGNVRQLENTCRWLTVMITGREVYPEDLPSELKQIPITRSGEDAQSAQNLDRIAVHHWDELLGQWAVQKLKNGEMKILDIATPMFERTLIIAALQQTRGRKRHAAELLGWGRNTLTRKLKELGMDTADDESEEEALEN, from the coding sequence ATGTCGCGAAATAAAATATGGGTAATTGATGACGATCGCGCCATGCGCTGGGTGCTGGAAAAAACGTTCAAAGAAGAAGGTTTTGACGTCACAAGCTTTGAAGAAGCTCAATCCGCTTTAGACCAACTCAGTTTAGATGCACCCGATGTGATTTTGACTGATATTCGTATGCCCGGCATTGATGGCTTAACTTTTTTAGCGAAAGTTAAAGCTAACTATCCTGACCTACCTGTCATTATTATGACAGCGCACTCCGACCTAGAGTCTGCTGTTTCAAGTTATCAGACAGGTGCATTTGAATATTTACCTAAGCCTTTTGATATTGATGAAGCCTTGGCTTTAGTGAATCGTGCGATTTTGCACATCACCAAAATGCAGCAGCAAGAATCAGCAAAAACGGTTCAACCGATTCAGTCGACCGAGATCATTGGCGAGTCTCCTGCTATGCAGGAAGTTTTCCGTGCGATTGGTCGTTTGTCTCAATCACACATTACCGTGCTGATTAATGGTGAATCTGGTACAGGTAAAGAGTTAGTTGCACATGCGCTACATCGTCACTCACCACGTAGCAGCAAACCTTTCATTGCGCTCAACATGGCTGCTATTCCAAAAGATCTGATTGAAACCGAACTTTTTGGTCATGAGAAAGGTGCATTTACAGGGGCAAATACACAACGACAAGGTCGCTTTGAACAAGCCAATGGCGGAACGCTGTTTTTGGATGAAATTGGCGATATGCCTTTTGAAACGCAAACACGTTTACTGCGAGTCCTGGCTGATGGCGAGTTTTACCGTGTTGGTGGGCATATCCCAGTAAAAGTGGATGTGCGCATTGTCGCGGCAACACACCAAGACTTAGAAAAATTGGTACATGATGGTCGCTTCCGTGAAGACTTATATCACCGTCTGAACGTGATTCGTATTCACATCCCAAAACTGGCGCATCGCAGCGAAGACATCCCAATGTTAGCACAGCACTTCTTGGCACGCGCAGGCAAAGAATTAGGCGTAAGCCCTAAAATCCTTCGCCCAGAAACGCAAGAATATATGCAACAGTTGCCTTGGCAAGGAAACGTACGTCAGCTCGAGAATACCTGCCGCTGGCTAACAGTCATGATTACAGGGCGCGAAGTTTATCCTGAGGACCTACCATCAGAGCTGAAACAAATCCCAATTACTCGCTCAGGAGAAGATGCACAATCTGCGCAGAACTTAGATCGTATTGCAGTGCATCATTGGGATGAGTTACTGGGTCAATGGGCTGTACAGAAGCTAAAAAATGGCGAGATGAAAATTCTCGATATCGCAACACCTATGTTCGAACGCACATTGATCATTGCTGCACTACAACAAACCCGTGGCCGTAAACGGCATGCGGCTGAGTTACTCGGTTGGGGGCGCAACACTCTTACGCGGAAACTTAAAGAACTAGGTATGGATACCGCAGACGATGAAAGTGAAGAAGAAGCTTTAGAAAATTAA
- a CDS encoding LysR family transcriptional regulator yields MLSDLDDFYCFAQVVEHGGFSAAERATDIPKSKLSRRVYNLEERLGVRLIQRSSRHFAVTDIGMNIYRHAQVMMNAAQAAHDLVDHLSLQPRGVIKLSLPVSIAQNEIARILPNFLKTYPEIKVQMMVTNRRVDIINEGFDIALRVRSNLDDDPSLVIRKFENIEQHLFASQAYLNEFGELKQPEDLSQHHILSMVDEHLDQHIIVHNDTQQQKKIRVNPVVMGSDLSMLAQLVRKNCGIALLPDSIVQDMVKSGELVRVLPDWKAPHGIFHAVYPSRRGLLPAVRVFIDYLIEHLSSNKSL; encoded by the coding sequence ATGTTAAGCGATTTAGATGATTTTTATTGTTTTGCTCAGGTAGTTGAACATGGTGGTTTTAGCGCAGCCGAACGCGCAACAGATATTCCCAAGTCCAAGCTCAGTCGACGCGTGTATAACCTCGAAGAACGCCTTGGCGTACGCCTAATTCAACGCAGCTCTCGCCATTTCGCAGTGACCGATATCGGGATGAACATTTACCGTCATGCGCAAGTGATGATGAATGCCGCACAAGCCGCACACGATTTGGTCGATCATCTCAGTTTACAACCGCGTGGTGTAATTAAACTCAGCTTGCCTGTATCGATTGCACAAAACGAAATTGCACGTATTTTACCGAACTTCTTAAAAACCTATCCCGAAATTAAAGTGCAAATGATGGTGACCAATCGTCGTGTAGATATTATTAATGAAGGTTTTGATATCGCGCTGCGGGTTCGCTCCAATCTAGACGATGATCCAAGTTTGGTAATTCGTAAATTTGAAAATATCGAGCAGCATTTATTTGCCAGCCAAGCTTACTTGAACGAATTTGGAGAACTAAAACAACCTGAAGATTTAAGCCAACATCATATACTCAGTATGGTCGATGAACATTTAGATCAACATATCATCGTGCATAATGATACACAGCAACAAAAGAAAATACGTGTGAACCCTGTGGTGATGGGCTCTGATTTGAGTATGTTGGCTCAACTGGTGCGTAAAAACTGCGGTATTGCCTTACTTCCAGACAGCATCGTACAAGATATGGTGAAAAGTGGTGAACTGGTTCGTGTATTGCCCGACTGGAAAGCACCACATGGTATTTTTCATGCGGTGTATCCTTCACGTCGCGGTTTATTGCCTGCTGTCCGCGTGTTTATTGACTATTTAATTGAACACCTTAGCTCAAATAAATCACTTTAA
- a CDS encoding IS256 family transposase, with translation MATTFDFETALKQLQSGQALTGENGILTPLIKQLTEAALEAEIENYIEANPKQGNRRNGYTRKTVKSTSGSFELETPRDRNGEFEPQLVKKNQTKLSEEIDNKIISLYALGMSYRDIQKHVADMYGLEISDGAITNITDKLLPQLQAWKQRPLDTIYPFVWLDAIHYKVKDKGVYVSKAIYTILALNVEGKKELLGLHLSESEGANHWLSVLTDLQNRGVQDILIACVDGLKGFPEAIAAIYPQTEIQLCIVHQIRNSLRYVASKDQKAFMADLKPIYRADTKGAAEVALDELEEKWGEKYGVVIQSWRTKWHLLSAYFKYPKAIRKPIYTTNAVEAVHRQFRKLTKTKGAFPNEDSLMKLLYIGIQQASEKWTMPIQEWGQTITQLSIYFEGRLDDIIKI, from the coding sequence ATGGCAACTACATTTGATTTTGAAACAGCCTTAAAACAACTCCAGTCAGGACAAGCACTGACTGGAGAAAATGGCATACTCACCCCTTTAATTAAACAGCTGACCGAAGCTGCTCTTGAAGCAGAAATCGAGAATTACATTGAAGCGAATCCGAAACAAGGTAATCGCCGCAATGGCTATACTCGCAAGACAGTAAAATCTACATCAGGTTCATTTGAGCTTGAAACCCCTAGAGATCGAAATGGTGAATTTGAGCCACAGTTAGTTAAAAAGAACCAGACCAAATTATCAGAAGAAATTGACAATAAAATCATATCACTCTATGCACTTGGTATGAGCTATCGTGATATTCAAAAGCATGTTGCTGATATGTATGGATTGGAGATTTCAGATGGTGCTATCACCAATATTACAGATAAGCTCCTCCCTCAGTTACAAGCATGGAAACAACGCCCACTCGATACAATTTATCCCTTTGTTTGGTTAGATGCCATACATTACAAAGTGAAGGATAAAGGTGTTTATGTGAGCAAAGCGATCTATACCATTTTAGCTTTAAATGTTGAAGGTAAGAAGGAACTACTCGGCTTGCATTTGTCGGAAAGCGAAGGGGCGAACCATTGGCTTAGTGTACTGACAGACCTACAAAATCGTGGTGTTCAGGATATTCTGATTGCCTGTGTAGATGGACTAAAAGGTTTCCCCGAAGCCATAGCAGCGATTTACCCTCAAACAGAAATACAACTGTGTATCGTTCATCAAATCCGTAATTCTTTACGCTATGTTGCCAGTAAAGATCAGAAGGCATTTATGGCTGATTTAAAGCCAATTTACCGTGCTGATACCAAAGGGGCGGCAGAAGTAGCACTGGATGAGCTAGAAGAAAAATGGGGCGAAAAATATGGTGTGGTCATTCAGTCATGGCGTACCAAATGGCATCTACTATCCGCCTATTTCAAATACCCTAAAGCGATTAGGAAGCCGATTTACACCACCAATGCCGTTGAAGCCGTACATCGTCAATTCCGCAAACTAACCAAAACCAAAGGAGCTTTCCCCAATGAGGATAGTCTGATGAAATTACTGTATATTGGTATTCAACAGGCATCAGAAAAATGGACAATGCCTATTCAGGAATGGGGACAAACCATTACTCAATTATCCATTTACTTTGAAGGTCGATTAGATGATATAATTAAAATCTAG
- a CDS encoding phosphohydrolase, protein MSSLEKAIALAVAQHAGQLDKGGQPYILHPLRLMLQFSNPTLQIIAVLHDILEDTSTTAEDLEVLGFSTEIIQAIQALTKQTGESRLEAAKRTTLNPLATQVKYVDVLDNMNLARIKNPTAHDFARHEKYKVVLEILKQAKNCQTP, encoded by the coding sequence ATGTCGAGTTTAGAAAAAGCGATTGCACTGGCTGTAGCCCAACATGCAGGGCAACTCGATAAGGGTGGACAACCTTACATCCTACATCCACTTCGCCTCATGTTGCAATTTTCCAACCCCACCCTACAAATCATTGCGGTATTGCATGACATTTTGGAAGACACATCAACGACTGCTGAAGACTTAGAAGTGCTTGGCTTTAGTACCGAAATTATTCAAGCCATACAAGCGCTGACCAAACAAACTGGTGAATCACGCTTGGAAGCGGCTAAGCGCACTACATTAAACCCTCTTGCAACCCAAGTAAAATATGTCGATGTACTCGACAATATGAACCTTGCGCGCATAAAAAACCCAACAGCACACGACTTTGCACGGCATGAAAAATATAAAGTGGTGCTTGAAATACTTAAACAAGCAAAAAACTGTCAAACCCCTTGA
- the uppS gene encoding polyprenyl diphosphate synthase, protein MTDSEDKLTLPKHVAIIMDGNNRFAKKNAMQKGDGHREGKNVLDPIVEHCRKKNIQALTVFAFSSENWKRPQAEVDLLMKLLEDTIHEQLPRMHQYQMSLRFIGDRSKLSPQLRDLMLHAEQDTANFDKMTLSIAISYGGMWDMAHAAKQIALAVQAQALDPEQIDEHVFGQYVSLSDLPAVDLLIRTGGDFRLSNFMLWQAAYAELYFTPTLWPEFSVEEFDDALAVFGGRERRFGKTSEQILQDKIEN, encoded by the coding sequence ATGACCGATTCAGAAGATAAGCTTACTCTTCCAAAACATGTTGCCATCATTATGGATGGCAACAATCGTTTTGCCAAAAAAAATGCAATGCAAAAGGGCGATGGTCACCGTGAAGGTAAAAATGTCCTTGACCCGATTGTTGAGCATTGTCGAAAAAAAAATATTCAAGCATTAACCGTTTTTGCTTTTTCGAGTGAAAATTGGAAGCGCCCTCAAGCTGAAGTTGATTTGCTCATGAAACTGTTGGAAGACACGATTCATGAACAATTGCCTCGTATGCATCAATATCAAATGTCCTTACGCTTTATTGGTGATCGTTCTAAATTATCTCCGCAATTGCGTGACTTAATGTTGCATGCCGAACAAGACACTGCTAATTTCGACAAGATGACTTTGAGCATCGCAATTAGTTACGGTGGAATGTGGGATATGGCTCATGCGGCAAAGCAGATTGCGCTTGCTGTTCAAGCTCAAGCGTTAGATCCTGAGCAAATTGATGAACATGTTTTTGGCCAATACGTAAGCTTGAGTGATTTACCGGCTGTTGATCTATTGATTCGTACAGGTGGAGATTTTCGTTTATCGAACTTTATGTTGTGGCAAGCAGCTTATGCAGAGCTTTACTTCACTCCAACTCTTTGGCCAGAGTTCAGTGTAGAGGAGTTTGATGACGCCTTGGCTGTATTTGGTGGGCGTGAACGTCGTTTCGGGAAAACGTCGGAACAAATTCTACAAGATAAAATTGAGAACTAA
- the rimO gene encoding 30S ribosomal protein S12 methylthiotransferase RimO translates to MKSPKVGFVSLGCPKALVDSERILTQLKTEGYDVASDYDGADLVVVNTCGFIESAVQESLDAIGEAMSANGRVIVTGCLGKDEDKIRQMHPNVLKVTGAAAYQEVMEAVHQYVPEPPKHNPFIDLVPEQGIRLTPKHYAYLKISEGCNHRCTFCIIPSMRGDLVSRPVGSVLEEAAALKRAGVKEVLVISQDTSAYGLDTKYKLDFWNGQPVKTKFYDMCEALGQLGIWVRLHYVYPYPHVDAVIDLMAQGKILPYLDIPFQHASPKVLKLMKRPAHSENTLERLKLWREKCPDLVIRSTFVVGFPGETEEDFEILLEWLKEAQLDRVGCFTYSPVEGATANDLPDHVPEEIKQQRYERFMEVQQAISAAKLQKRVGQKMTVLVDELDEEFPVAIARSYADAPEIDGNVFVEDIDKSQIKSGDLLEVEITDADEYDLYAQLISIKSN, encoded by the coding sequence ATGAAATCCCCCAAAGTCGGTTTTGTTTCTTTAGGTTGTCCTAAGGCATTGGTTGATTCCGAACGAATTTTAACTCAGTTGAAGACTGAAGGTTATGATGTAGCATCAGATTATGATGGTGCGGATTTAGTTGTTGTAAATACCTGCGGTTTTATTGAATCTGCAGTGCAAGAGTCTTTAGACGCTATTGGCGAAGCCATGAGTGCGAACGGTCGTGTAATCGTTACGGGCTGCCTAGGTAAAGACGAAGACAAAATTCGCCAAATGCACCCAAATGTCCTAAAGGTGACAGGTGCTGCTGCATATCAAGAAGTGATGGAGGCCGTGCACCAATACGTGCCTGAGCCACCAAAACACAACCCATTTATTGACCTTGTTCCAGAACAAGGGATTCGTTTAACACCGAAGCATTATGCGTACTTAAAAATATCAGAAGGGTGCAACCATCGTTGTACCTTCTGCATTATTCCAAGTATGCGTGGTGACTTAGTGTCTCGCCCAGTCGGTTCTGTTTTAGAAGAAGCGGCTGCGCTTAAACGTGCCGGTGTAAAAGAAGTACTCGTTATCTCCCAAGATACTTCTGCTTACGGCCTCGATACCAAATACAAATTAGACTTCTGGAATGGTCAACCTGTTAAGACAAAGTTCTATGACATGTGTGAGGCCTTAGGTCAACTGGGTATTTGGGTGCGTTTGCACTATGTATATCCATATCCACATGTGGATGCGGTAATTGATTTGATGGCACAAGGCAAAATTTTGCCTTATTTGGATATTCCATTCCAACATGCAAGTCCAAAAGTTTTAAAACTAATGAAACGACCTGCACATAGTGAAAATACCCTTGAGCGTTTAAAGTTGTGGCGTGAAAAATGTCCTGACTTGGTGATTCGTTCAACCTTCGTTGTGGGTTTCCCTGGCGAAACTGAAGAAGATTTTGAAATCTTACTTGAGTGGTTGAAAGAAGCACAACTTGATCGTGTAGGCTGCTTTACCTATTCACCTGTTGAAGGTGCGACAGCAAACGACTTGCCAGATCATGTACCTGAAGAGATTAAGCAACAGCGTTATGAACGTTTTATGGAAGTGCAACAGGCGATTTCTGCTGCAAAACTTCAAAAGCGTGTTGGTCAGAAAATGACGGTGCTGGTCGATGAGCTGGATGAAGAGTTCCCAGTTGCGATTGCACGTTCATACGCAGATGCTCCTGAAATTGATGGCAATGTCTTTGTGGAAGATATTGATAAAAGCCAGATTAAATCAGGCGATTTGTTAGAAGTCGAAATTACCGATGCAGATGAATATGATCTGTATGCACAATTGATTTCGATTAAATCAAATTAA
- the glnL gene encoding nitrogen regulation protein NR(II), translating to MDHPISIDYRLLVDNLTTAILLVDSKLNIFYLNSSCEALFDISLLRASGQPALNLLHAPNDEFNTEEALLNTLNSGQHYTRREAIIKVNFKDIHVDYTVSQLNSNKPYHPLLLIEINPIDRMLKISKEENFLQQHQVARQLIRGVAHEIKNPLGGIRGATQLLARSLNDPQYSEFTDIIISEVDRLRNLADTMLGSRQLPSYELVNVHEPLERVRSLITNQTKKKIKITRDYDLSLPEVMADRDQLIQVMLNISVNAVQAMTENKEFFVDHQPELMLRTRIQRLVTINGVLQRSVVRIDIEDNGPGVPEEILESVFYPLVTGRAKGTGLGLSIAQNIMHQHNGMIECQSVPGKTTFSLYIPWELNHVAK from the coding sequence ATGGATCACCCTATTTCTATCGACTATCGCCTTTTAGTGGACAATTTGACCACTGCGATTTTATTAGTCGACAGTAAATTAAATATTTTTTACTTAAATTCATCTTGTGAAGCATTATTTGATATCAGTCTTTTGCGCGCCTCTGGTCAACCTGCACTTAATTTACTCCATGCACCTAATGATGAATTCAATACAGAAGAAGCGCTTCTCAATACATTAAACTCGGGACAACACTATACCCGTCGCGAAGCCATTATAAAGGTCAACTTTAAAGATATTCATGTTGACTATACGGTGTCACAGCTCAATTCAAATAAACCTTACCACCCATTACTTTTAATTGAGATCAATCCGATTGATCGGATGCTCAAAATTTCCAAGGAAGAAAATTTTTTACAACAACATCAAGTCGCACGCCAACTGATTCGCGGTGTTGCACATGAAATTAAAAATCCTCTGGGCGGGATTCGTGGTGCTACACAACTGTTAGCACGTAGCCTCAATGATCCGCAATACAGCGAGTTCACTGACATTATAATTAGTGAAGTGGATCGCTTACGTAATTTAGCGGACACCATGCTTGGTTCTCGTCAGCTCCCAAGTTATGAGTTGGTCAACGTACATGAGCCTTTAGAGCGCGTTCGCTCACTCATTACCAACCAAACCAAAAAGAAAATTAAGATCACCCGTGATTATGATTTGTCATTACCTGAAGTGATGGCCGATCGTGATCAACTAATCCAAGTCATGTTGAACATTAGCGTCAATGCAGTGCAAGCCATGACTGAAAATAAAGAGTTCTTTGTCGACCACCAACCTGAACTCATGTTACGCACCCGTATTCAACGTTTAGTGACCATCAATGGTGTACTGCAACGCTCTGTGGTACGGATTGATATCGAAGACAATGGTCCAGGCGTTCCAGAAGAAATTTTAGAATCCGTGTTTTACCCACTGGTCACGGGTCGTGCTAAAGGCACAGGACTGGGTTTAAGTATTGCGCAAAATATTATGCATCAACATAACGGAATGATTGAATGCCAATCTGTTCCTGGAAAAACAACTTTTAGCTTATATATACCTTGGGAGTTAAACCATGTCGCGAAATAA
- the frr gene encoding ribosome recycling factor: protein MINDLKKDAEDRMNKSLDSLEHGFAKVRTGRAHPSILNGVMVPYYGSDVPLNQVANVGVEDSRTLLVQPFERTMVAAIDKAIRESDLGLNPITADAIRVPMAALTEETRRDMQKVARNEAENAKVAVRNIRRDVLGDIKALLKEKEISEDDERRASEDIQKITDKFVAEIDKRLANKEAELLKV from the coding sequence ATGATTAACGATCTTAAAAAAGACGCAGAAGACCGTATGAACAAGTCACTTGACTCGTTAGAACACGGTTTTGCCAAGGTTCGTACAGGACGTGCGCATCCATCTATCTTAAATGGGGTAATGGTTCCTTACTATGGCTCAGATGTGCCATTAAACCAAGTGGCAAACGTGGGTGTTGAAGACTCGCGTACATTGTTGGTTCAGCCATTTGAGCGCACAATGGTTGCAGCAATTGATAAAGCGATTCGTGAGTCAGATTTGGGCTTAAACCCGATTACGGCTGATGCGATTCGTGTTCCAATGGCTGCATTGACGGAAGAAACTCGTCGTGACATGCAGAAAGTTGCGCGTAATGAAGCTGAAAATGCAAAAGTTGCAGTACGTAATATTCGCCGTGATGTATTGGGCGACATTAAAGCATTGTTGAAAGAAAAAGAAATTTCTGAAGATGATGAGCGTCGTGCATCTGAGGATATTCAAAAAATCACAGATAAGTTTGTTGCTGAAATCGACAAACGTCTTGCGAATAAAGAAGCTGAGTTGTTAAAGGTCTAA
- the pyrH gene encoding UMP kinase, producing the protein MLDSKKPRFERILLKLSGEALAGNKDMGIDAQVLDQMSLAIAHLVGLGVQVGIVVGGGNLYRGSQLQKDGLVGRVTGDQMGMLATVMNGLALRDALVRRNIKTRLMSALPIGAVVESYSSRDAIRHLTQGEVCVFVAGTGNPFFTTDTAACLRGIEIEANLILKATKVDGVYNKDPSKYDDAVKYDTLTFDQVLDEKLGVMDLTAICLCRDHNVPLQVFDMNKAGSLLSVVMGEKEGTHVTN; encoded by the coding sequence ATGTTGGATTCTAAAAAACCACGTTTTGAACGCATCTTACTGAAACTTTCTGGCGAAGCATTGGCTGGAAATAAGGATATGGGTATCGATGCTCAAGTCCTTGATCAAATGTCTTTGGCTATTGCGCACTTAGTGGGTTTGGGTGTGCAGGTCGGCATTGTGGTAGGTGGTGGTAACTTATATCGCGGTAGTCAATTACAAAAAGATGGTTTGGTTGGTCGTGTAACGGGTGACCAAATGGGGATGCTTGCAACTGTAATGAATGGATTGGCATTACGTGATGCTTTAGTACGCCGTAATATCAAAACCCGTTTGATGTCAGCATTGCCAATTGGTGCTGTGGTTGAATCATACTCAAGTCGTGACGCGATTCGTCACCTAACGCAAGGCGAAGTCTGTGTGTTTGTCGCAGGTACAGGTAACCCATTCTTTACTACAGATACAGCAGCATGCTTACGTGGTATCGAGATTGAAGCCAACCTGATCCTAAAAGCAACGAAAGTTGATGGTGTCTACAACAAAGACCCAAGTAAATATGATGATGCCGTCAAATATGACACCTTAACTTTTGACCAAGTGTTAGATGAGAAATTGGGTGTTATGGATTTAACAGCGATTTGCTTGTGTCGTGACCACAATGTACCGCTTCAAGTCTTTGACATGAATAAAGCAGGTTCATTGCTTTCAGTGGTTATGGGTGAAAAAGAGGGAACTCACGTAACGAACTAA
- the brnQ gene encoding branched-chain amino acid transport system II carrier protein, whose product MTSLRTRDIVALGFMTFALFIGAGNIIFPPIVAQQAGEHVWLAAFGFLITAVGLPVITIIALSRVEGSIQILSSPLGKIASLILTITCYLTVGPLFATPRTATVSYEIGFSSYLGTSSSSLLIYSAIYFSVVTLISLYPNKILDTVGYVLSPLKILSLAILGIAAMMIPTGFVPPAINNYVDSPVSEGFVNGYLTMDTLGALVFGIVIIQAIRSRGVSNPKLITRYAIIASIISGIGLTVVYLSLFKLGLGSHEVAANASNGAVILHAYVQHAFGDLGSIFLSAMIFIACMVTAIGLTCACAEYFSSITKIGYKVWVFTLIGFSFIISNLGLTKLIAFSVPVLSAIYPPAIVVIMLSFGWKFFNHPRRVIAPVTAVSLVFGLLDGLKVANFELPYALTHLPLAEQNLAWLIPSLVVFVIAIVIDKVKK is encoded by the coding sequence ATGACAAGTCTGCGTACTCGGGATATTGTTGCTTTGGGTTTTATGACTTTCGCACTCTTCATTGGTGCGGGCAACATTATCTTTCCACCGATTGTGGCTCAACAAGCGGGTGAGCATGTATGGCTAGCAGCTTTTGGTTTCTTAATCACTGCTGTCGGCTTACCTGTAATCACCATTATTGCGCTGTCACGTGTCGAAGGTTCGATTCAAATTTTAAGTTCACCTTTGGGTAAAATAGCCAGTCTTATTTTAACCATCACGTGTTACCTAACTGTCGGGCCACTCTTTGCGACACCACGTACTGCAACCGTTTCTTATGAAATTGGTTTTTCATCTTATCTTGGAACATCAAGCAGCAGCTTGCTAATCTACAGTGCAATCTACTTTAGTGTAGTCACCCTCATTTCACTGTATCCAAACAAGATTTTAGACACGGTTGGCTATGTACTCTCGCCACTGAAGATTTTATCTTTGGCCATTCTTGGCATTGCGGCGATGATGATTCCAACAGGTTTCGTTCCACCAGCCATCAATAATTATGTCGACAGCCCTGTTTCTGAAGGTTTTGTAAATGGTTATTTAACCATGGACACTTTAGGTGCTTTGGTTTTTGGTATTGTGATTATTCAAGCCATTCGTTCACGTGGTGTCAGCAACCCTAAACTGATTACCCGTTATGCGATTATTGCGAGTATCATTTCTGGTATTGGTTTAACAGTAGTTTACCTCAGCTTATTTAAACTTGGCCTTGGAAGCCATGAAGTCGCAGCAAATGCGAGCAATGGTGCAGTGATCCTGCATGCATATGTTCAACATGCATTTGGTGATTTAGGTTCTATCTTCCTTTCTGCCATGATTTTTATTGCGTGTATGGTCACTGCGATTGGCTTGACCTGTGCTTGTGCTGAATATTTCAGTTCAATCACTAAAATTGGCTATAAAGTTTGGGTCTTCACTCTGATTGGATTCTCTTTCATTATTTCTAACTTAGGTTTAACCAAACTCATCGCCTTTTCTGTGCCTGTACTAAGTGCAATTTATCCACCTGCAATTGTGGTGATTATGCTGAGCTTTGGCTGGAAATTCTTTAATCATCCTCGCCGAGTGATTGCACCTGTTACAGCAGTGTCTTTGGTCTTTGGTCTTCTAGATGGTTTAAAAGTTGCGAACTTTGAACTGCCTTATGCGCTGACTCACTTACCTCTTGCAGAACAAAACCTTGCATGGCTTATCCCATCATTGGTGGTTTTTGTAATTGCCATTGTAATCGACAAAGTGAAAAAGTAA
- the map gene encoding type I methionyl aminopeptidase: MRGLNVSIKTEQDVEKLRISGRLAAEVLAMIGEYVKPGVTTEYLDDICHDFIVNTLKVTPANIGYHGYTKTTCISPNEVVCHGIPSPNVVLKDGDIINIDVAIIKDGYFGDTSRMYYVGTVKPEAKKLVDTTYEAMVAGIHAVKQGATLGDIGYAIQTVAHREGYSVVREYCGHGIGKVYHEQPSVLHYGQPGKGMQLKAGMVFTIEPMINMGKAHVKELKDGWTVVTADKSLTAQWEHMVLVTETGFELLSPWPEGTGSYPEI, from the coding sequence ATGCGTGGCTTAAATGTGAGCATAAAAACTGAACAAGATGTAGAAAAACTTCGTATATCTGGTCGTTTGGCTGCCGAAGTTTTAGCGATGATTGGTGAGTATGTAAAGCCGGGTGTTACGACTGAATATCTGGATGATATTTGTCATGACTTCATTGTAAATACCTTAAAAGTGACGCCTGCCAATATTGGTTATCATGGTTATACCAAAACCACCTGTATTTCTCCAAATGAAGTGGTCTGTCACGGTATTCCATCACCGAATGTTGTGCTCAAAGATGGCGATATTATTAATATTGATGTAGCCATTATTAAAGATGGTTATTTTGGTGATACCAGTCGTATGTACTATGTGGGTACAGTGAAACCGGAAGCCAAAAAGCTAGTCGATACCACTTATGAGGCGATGGTTGCAGGTATTCATGCTGTGAAGCAAGGTGCAACGCTTGGTGATATTGGTTATGCCATCCAGACAGTTGCGCACCGTGAAGGTTATAGTGTGGTACGTGAGTATTGTGGTCATGGTATTGGCAAGGTTTATCACGAACAGCCAAGCGTATTGCACTACGGGCAACCAGGTAAGGGAATGCAGCTTAAAGCAGGCATGGTGTTTACGATTGAGCCAATGATTAATATGGGTAAAGCGCATGTCAAAGAGCTCAAGGACGGTTGGACAGTCGTGACTGCCGATAAGTCTTTAACTGCGCAGTGGGAGCATATGGTACTCGTGACTGAAACCGGTTTTGAGTTACTATCACCTTGGCCTGAAGGTACGGGCAGTTATCCAGAAATTTAA